The Elgaria multicarinata webbii isolate HBS135686 ecotype San Diego chromosome 1, rElgMul1.1.pri, whole genome shotgun sequence genome has a window encoding:
- the GGCT gene encoding gamma-glutamylcyclotransferase, with product METFKRCTGLGSNQICRNETFLYFAYGSNLLRERILLKNPSVVFLTLAHLLDYKLAFGSHQGKPSSQWHGSTATIVYTPGDEVWGVVWKINSNDLYSLDRQEGVEDGLYVPIEVSVQTQEGKVFKCRSYQMNDYIYGLPSPQYKKVICMGAKQNGLPVDYQEKLDSIETNSYAGTVPVFEEIEAALNASGKTK from the exons ATGGAAACCTTCAAGAGATGTACCGGATTGGGTAGTAACCAAATCTGCAGGAATGAAACTTTCCTTTATTTTGCCTATGGTAGTAACTTGTTGCGGGAGAGGATACTATTAAAAAACCCATCTGTGGTTTTTCTTACCCTGGCGCACTTACTG GATTATAAGCTTGCTTTTGGCTCTCATCAAGGCAAACCAAGCTCTCAGTGGCATGGAAGCACAGCTACTATTGTTTATACTCCTGGTGATGAAGTGTGGGGGGTAGTATGGAAAATAAACTCCAATGATTTATATTCTCTGGATAG ACAAGAGGGAGTTGAAGATGGTCTTTATGTCCCAATAGAAGTTAGTGTTCAAACGCAAGAAGGGAAAGTATTTAAGTGTCGAAGTTACCAAATGAACGACTACATCTATGGTCTTCCTTCCCCTCAGTATAAAAAG GTCATCTGTATGGGTGCAAAGCAGAATGGTTTGCCAGTGGACTATCAGGAGAAATTAGACTCTATAGAGACTAACAGCTACGCCGGAACTGTGCCAGTGTTTGAAGAAATTGAAGCTGCTCTCAATGCATCTgggaaaacaaaataa